A genomic window from Oryctolagus cuniculus chromosome 12, mOryCun1.1, whole genome shotgun sequence includes:
- the TLNRD1 gene encoding talin rod domain-containing protein 1, which translates to MASGSAGKPSGEAAASPAPAGGGGGACSQPRKRLVSVCDHCKGKMQLVADLLLLSSEARPVLFEGPAASSCAGAESFEQCRDTIIARTKGLSILTHDVQSQLNMGRFGEAGDSLAELGDLVVSLTECSAHAAYLAAVATPGAQPAQPGLVDRYRVTRCRHEVEQGCAVLRATPLADMTPQLLLEVSQGLSRNLKFLTDACALASDKSRDRFSREQFKLGVKCMSTSASALLACVREVKAAPSELARSRCALFSGPLVQAVSALVGFATEPQFLGRAAAVSAEGKAVQTAILGGAMSVVSACVLLTQCLRDLAQHPDGGAKMSDHRERLRNSACAVSEGCTLLSQALRERSSPRTLPPVNSNSVN; encoded by the coding sequence ATGGCTAGCGGCAGCGCCGGCAAGCCCAGTGGCGAGGCGGCGGCTTCTCCGGCTCCTGCGGGCGGTGGCGGCGGGGCCTGCTCGCAGCCGCGCAAGAGGCTGGTGTCCGTGTGCGACCACTGCAAGGGCAAGATGCAGCTGGTGGCCgacctgctgctgctgtccagcGAGGCGCGGCCCGTGCTCTTCGAGGGTCCCGCCGCCTCGTCGTGCGCCGGCGCCGAGTCCTTCGAGCAGTGCCGGGACACCATCATCGCGCGCACCAAGGGGCTCTCCATCCTCACCCACGACGTGCAGAGCCAGCTCAACATGGGCCGCTTCGGCGAGGCGGGGGACAGCCTGGCCGAGCTGGGCGACCTGGTGGTGTCGCTGACCGAGTGCTCGGCCCACGCGGCCTACCTGGCGGCCGTGGCCACGCCGGGCGCGCAGCCCGCGCAGCCGGGGCTGGTGGACCGCTACCGCGTGACGCGCTGCCGCCACGAGGTGGAGCAGGGCTGCGCCGTGCTACGCGCCACGCCGCTGGCCGACATGACCCCGCAGCTGCTGCTCGAGGTGTCGCAGGGCCTGTCGCGCAACCTCAAGTTCCTGACGGACGCGTGCGCCCTGGCCAGCGACAAGTCCCGGGACCGCTTCTCCCGCGAGCAGTTCAAGCTGGGCGTCAAGTGCATGAGCACCAGCGCCTCGGCGCTGCTGGCGTGCGTGCGCGAGGTCAAGGCGGCGCCCAGCGAGCTGGCGCGCAGCCGCTGCGCGCTCTTCAGCGGGCCCCTGGTGCAGGCCGTGAGCGCCCTGGTGGGCTTCGCCACCGAGCCGCAGTTCCTGGGTCGCGCGGCCGCCGTGAGCGCCGAGGGCAAGGCGGTGCAGACCGCCATCCTGGGCGGCGCCATGAGCGTCGTGTCGGCCTGCGTGCTCCTGACCCAGTGCCTCAGGGATCTGGCGCAGCACCCCGACGGGGGCGCCAAGATGTCGGACCACAGGGAGAGGCTGAGGAACTCGGCGTGTGCCGTGTCTGAAGGCTGTACCCTTCTATCTCAGGCTTTACGGGAGAGGTCTTCGCCCAGGACTTTACCGCCAGTGAATTCCAATTCTGTGAATtag